TGTATTGGTACCCGCCATGAAGCATGTAGCTAGAAAAAATCGTTTATTATCTTTAGAAAGCGCTTACATTAAAGTAACactgaagcaagtcatttaTCTATTTTCTTTTCTCGTTAAATTGATCATTCATTATAGCGTAATGAAAATCTGAAGCAGTTACATGAATCATCGCCAACCTAAATTTTTGCTTCATGGGGTTTCACTTTTATCCAAAGAGTGCAAGTTGTCTCTTAGACGGCGAGACAAAAACGAGCGGGACAAATACAAACAAGACCCCGAGGACCAAAGTTTCGGCGACCCCTCGCGTTGCGTGTCCTCCGAGTTTCGCGCGTGCACATGTATTTTGCGCGCTGTTTTTCGCTGTAATAGCTAACGCCGTTAGCTATTACAGCGAAAAACAGCGCGCAAAATACAGCCTAACGGACCTCTGTCTTTCTATTTTTTTGCAACGTGATTATTGCACAATGATCTGAAAAATAGTACCAGGCCAAAAGTATAATCTGATATGAAAGTCTAGCAATATGCAAACTACATCATGAATGTTTGAGCAATGCTGTCAATTCTTGCTGTTGCTATTTTAGCTTTTTGGACGAAAACAGAGTAAGTTCGTATTCCTGAAGTGACCCTGGTAACGAGCTTTTTCTGTGCGACTGTACGAGCGTCCCGCGGACACGAAATTAGAGCATGCGTAGTTCTACACAATATTAAAGATGGCCGATTTGGTGAGTTGACTGGCAATGTGTTTTTCTTATGTATTTTCGTTAGACTCGTAATTTCTCTCGTGTCGCTGGCATATTTAAGCAATTAACGAAAGAAATAAATAGTTTTTAATGTACTTTTATTAATAAAAACTCGGGAAGGTATCTTTCTGCCTTGTTTGGACAATTTATGTCCTCTGTTCATTTTGCTGTGTCATGTGCATCTTGGATCATTGGTAAAAAGCTTGCGAGAGGAAAACTGTAAATATACAATGACAACTATCTTTTTACATGATATGATATTTTTCTATAGCTCATTCATCACTACACTGAGTAAGTACCCTAGCCATAATTTGAAAGatgttttgcagttcaatgACTATGTTTACGGGTTTTTTCAAGTCTTCGTCGTTTTGTAAAAGGATCATGTTCTCGGAATCTATATTTAAATTACATTCATCATCATTTGTTTCTGTGCAGTCGTGTCATGTGAAGTTAATGCGACtcatatcaataataattattagatatTTTATTACAAGATGCATATGCGGcataactacagaatacagggacactcatttccatatcattgaataacaaaagctgttattgttatctgcctcgttaaacaaaagattctaaccaatttgcatatgctggccctgaattctgtagttgctccgcATATGCTTTGGGTTTGTGGTTTTCTGAGAGAGGTATTATTAGGTGTGTGAACATTTAGTCTACTAGGACATCACACAACTTTAATTTAGGCTGACAAGGTAACATACACCATACATACAAAAATtgaatagaccactttcgatatattaaaattcagcttgtaaatgaggcttagaggacacaaacaaaagaaatgaataaacatgttcattcagtgttctttgtttgtgtcctctaggcCTCGCTGCCAAGCTGAAGTTtgatatatcgaaagtggtctattcaTAACATTGCTGTCAGGTTTATTTTTCAGAACAATGAATGCAGAACATGAAATGCCAAATAATGGTCCAACTACAACCCTAAGCCCTAAATAGCAAAGTAAACTATGCTAGTTTTTGCTTGCCATCATTTGGCACTCAGTGTTTTCTGCAAAAGAAACCACTCCCATGAAAGTTGAGTTTTTATCCAATCGTGAATTGCATCTTATTTGTCTTAATTATCAGCAAACATTTCCTGGTAAAGTTGCACCTGCTGTTGAAGTCTCTTCCTCTGTGGGCCATTATGGTGTACGAGATCACATGAGAACAGGGTGAGTTTTCTGGAACGAGTTGTTAGTATGTTGTTTTTAAAGCTACAGTACTGCTGAAAAGTAAGACTTAGTTACTATTGTTGCATGCTATTCGAGTTTTGTCATGTGCTACATGCATGTTatgatttattgatttctttttctctaaTATTTATCCCATGAAAGCAATACTTTCAATGTAATTAatcaaaatttataattttattaattattttatgttgTGTTCCTTTATtattcatgttttcaatttgggGCAGCTACTCGATTAGTCTCAATTATTTAAGGTATATCCCAAACTTACACACAACCATTGTATTTCTAGCCTGTCACCTTGTAATTACTATttgttattcatttcttttcctttttttcctcttgtAAAAATTATATAAATTCTGTGGGTTTGTGAATTCTATTGTCCTgtaatttttagttttaacATTGTTAAATGTTTGATTAAGCTTTTACCAAAAATTCTTCTTTATAGATTTGCAAATGTCAAAAGTGAATTAATATCAACTCACCCTTTGGAAGCTAGTGAGAAAAATGTGAgtaaaataatagtaataataattattattaattttccactttaaaaaaaacttcacGTAAAGGCAAAACTCCATTGACCTACAGAGGCAGAATTAATGTCGCAAGTGATATCAATGAGTTAACCAAAGGTCGGTTTTGATTTTAGTTTCTCCCAAATCAAGAAAAGCTGGAGTTTAAGATGTTAAGAAACACTCAAGGACTGCAAGCCCCTCTGAAGCTGCAGATGGAACGAGCTATGGCATCTAAGGTAGAGTAAGGAGAGATCTGCAAAAATAAGAGCTCATATTTATGCAACAAAATATGTTTCTTGATTTTCAATACTTACTGTAAGCCTTGCATCTGGGTGTCATCCTAGTTTACACCACTAGTGCTAAATAATTATGTTGAATTTATGCATAAAGCTCATTTtcatattcatttttttcctggTTCAGTGTTTGTGTAAGACAATGCTTGTCTCTATTGTAAAGAAACTACTACTAACccattattattgttgtataCAGTACCTTTTTGAGAACCAACTTTTAGAATTCAGTGTTAAATTTGCAGTATGTAGTCGAGGGGATTTTATGAAAGAATACAGCAGGGAAGTTAGGGGCCTAGTTTTTCAAACccagggttttccttttcaaatgaagcaGAAGGTGAATGGCCTTTTGCAGGCAGAGACAATCTGGGCATGCAGCTCCCATTTTAGGGCCACAGGAGCAAATTTTCACTGCAAGGCTTATGTTGCCTGCAACTGAGCTCTTCACTGGTGATGCAAGTTGCCAGTCACTGGCAGAAAAGGAAAAGTCTGCAAACCCAAAGTAAATCCTTCCAAGATTAGCAGAAGGTTTTGAAAGCATTTTTCTTTCTAACCTGGGAGCAAGGTAGATATAACTATTTGTAAGATCTTTTTTCTTGGGGTTTGTTGTTgtagttgtaataataattgtgaaatTTACACAATTACATGGTTAGGGCAATTTTAGCCCCGCAAAATTCAAGTCATGTTTGTTGTTAAATCCCAGCCTAACTTTGATGGCTGTTTGAACTGGGTCCAGATATTTTGTCTGTTCCAGACATTTTAAAGAGGGATTGATTTGAAAGTTAACTTTTTGCTCTCAGTTAGGAATCACTCGATACACAACCCAGTAAACTGATAAACAGACGATGCAGTTGTTGGAAAATTgctggttattttttttttccatgtagATTCAAAGGCTACCCTGTTTGCCAAGCTCAATGATTGCCCTAGATACTCTCATGGGCACAGATGAATGCATAGGATTTGAAGACTTTTTGAATGGTGTGTTTATAGATGTTTATTATTGCTCCACTTGTTGCTTTCTTTGTAGATcaagtactcaaaattcagatGTAGATAACCTTTCTTTCAgagcataatattatttatgGTTTTCAACAATAATGAAGTTTGATTTCTTAAATGCAGGAGCAAGAATGCTCTCACCTTCCAATGGTATAGACACCTTTATTTGAGAAATGACTGTACACATTACAGTGATTCCTTCATTCAAACATGATTCAGTATTTGTGGTGTGTGTAAATGTCTATATTGGAGAGTTAGGTCTCTGTGTTAGCCGATTATGAAACTTCCCACATTTTTGTTAGCTCATAAACATTGATGTGTCAGGCGTTTGAATTATAAAAGATGCATAAAAAAATATGCCCCTTTCAGCAGCTGGTATattggaggataatgcccaaggctgaaagattgccCCAAAAGTGAACAGCTTCAAGTgcaaattttgaagtgaaattttgaggGCAATCTTTCAGCCAAGGGCAGTATCCTCCAATATACTAGCAAGctggaaaggggtttatttatttttaccccccccccccccaataatTTCTTAAGGCAAATGCActtatattttttcattttgtcatGTTTCCTGTTACAGAATTGTGAACCAGCTTTTTATTTATTCGTCACTGGCTTCTGTGAAAAGTCctttttataaataaatatagattattacaagttaagagcctgatatcgtttttattcatgagtttttaataccatattgAGAACGAGTGAGCAATATGGTAttaacgagtgaataaaaatatcaggctcttaaaatgtaagtttttgtttattacatattacatgcttaaaaaaaaaaaatcaagccaagctaaaatataacaaagcaacccgattggtccatccaaattattacaatctatttgattggacaactCAAACCCGTCATTTCACTTcatgggtatcatttttattcacggctttatcacacataatatatttacatttatatccacacataatatgtattagtaaattttaatctcaggataatgattttacAGCTTTCTggttggttccctaagcccatgatatgagctattatcattaattttcaccaaataaggaaaaactgatggcgaatttcttgtgctgaatttttggaggtcggaaaaaattttttcatggcgtggtcggtaaagaaaatgtcacgatttgaggaggtttcacccgaaaacatcaagagaattgcttgaaaatttactaaaacgttggttatatatatcagctcatatccggcgcgtcctcgaagaataactgttaaatattatatatatttattattaccCACAGTTATTCTTCTTCAATATTACTTATATTCCATCAAAACCATTTCaatcttattttgttttgttatttcaactTTATTGGCCAAAGTCTCTATTCTAAATAAAAAGTTTGATATAGGTCCAGAAAGAAAAGTTAAGGTGCAAATGGGACCTGAAGTCCATTTAGGAATTTCCATTTAAATGTAAGTTAGACTTGTATTGCAATGTTCACTTTTTGTGTGCTTTCTGTTTCAGTGGCTGGAGATTCAGAAGTAACATGTGATCCCCATCTTACAATGGAGTATAAACTTGGCCTTCATTAACACGGCTCTT
This genomic stretch from Acropora muricata isolate sample 2 chromosome 5, ASM3666990v1, whole genome shotgun sequence harbors:
- the LOC136916110 gene encoding proteasome maturation protein-like — translated: MADLQTFPGKVAPAVEVSSSVGHYGVRDHMRTGFANVKSELISTHPLEASEKNFLPNQEKLEFKMLRNTQGLQAPLKLQMERAMASKIQRLPCLPSSMIALDTLMGTDECIGFEDFLNVAGDSEVTCDPHLTMEYKLGLH